AGTCGGGAAATCCAAACCGCTGTCCGTCTCTTACTGCCTGGAGAATTGGCCAAGCACGCTGTCAGTGAAGGAACCAAGGCTGTCACCAAGTACACGAGCTCGAAGTAATTCGATTTCTTTGCACAACCTACATCCAAAAAGTAAAAGGCCCTTTTCAGGGCCACAAATTACCTATACAAAgagttaaaattcaaatatatgtaaatagtaTAAATATGAATAGTAATAATAGTGCTTAATGACGGTATACCTAGAAGTTCGCctagtttttaattaataaatacgGCATTTCACCagcatttataaattttcaacCGAGATGGGACTGTACTTTTTTAGTTTAATGAGAACAGAGAACTTCATAAAAGTGGAAGCATGTTAAATGTATTGCCTTTTTGGGTATTTTACTTTTGGGTTCgaagaattttttatttagctaCCTGACTCACGCTTTAAAGTATCTGTTATCATCGTAAAAGTCATCTCGTAATGTATGTAACTTGAAAACTCATTTCTCTTTTGATATAAGATTTGTAGCCCTGAAAAGGGCTTtgttaaataacaaatttcataGTCTTGAAATTTGTGCACGACAATCTTCAATGTCCTGTGCTCGCTTCTTATTTCttggctgcagctgcagtttttGCCTTGGGTTTCTTTGCAGCCACTGCGGCTTTCTTTGGCGacgctgccgccgctgctgcctTCTTTGGCTTCGGCTTGGCAGTTGCGGTCTTGGGCTTTGGTGCTTTTGCCTTCGCAGCACTCGATTTGGGCGCCGCCTTTGCTGTTGTGGGCTTAGCCTTTACTGTACCACTCTTCTTGGCCTCCTTAGCCTTGGCTTTCTCAGTCTTCTTCTTCTCAGCGGTCTTCTTGGTTGCTACAGCTTTGCTTGGTTTCTTCTCAGCGGACCCTGCTGCTTTCTTGGCCTTGGTGCCGGCAGCCTTCTtcttagctgctgctgctgaggcaGCGACCTTCTTCGGTTTCTTTTCCACTGAGGAAGCCTTAGCTTTTGGCTTCGGCTCCTTTTTGGCAGATGCAGACAATTTGAATGAACCAGATGCGCCCTTGCCCTTAGCTTGGATAAGTTTTCCACTGGCAACAGCGCTCTTCAGGTACTTCTTAATGAATGGTGCCAATTTCTGGGCATCGCACTTGTATGTGGCACTGATGTACTTCTTGATTGCCATAAGCGACGAGCCACCACGTTCCTTAAGGTT
This DNA window, taken from Drosophila nasuta strain 15112-1781.00 chromosome 2L, ASM2355853v1, whole genome shotgun sequence, encodes the following:
- the LOC132791739 gene encoding histone H1-like; the protein is MSDSAVATSASPVAAPPATPASEKKVAAKKAASASKVKKPAVPPSHPPTQQMVDASILNLKERGGSSLMAIKKYISATYKCDAQKLAPFIKKYLKSAVASGKLIQAKGKGASGSFKLSASAKKEPKPKAKASSVEKKPKKVAASAAAAKKKAAGTKAKKAAGSAEKKPSKAVATKKTAEKKKTEKAKAKEAKKSGTVKAKPTTAKAAPKSSAAKAKAPKPKTATAKPKPKKAAAAAASPKKAAVAAKKPKAKTAAAAKK